A window from Musa acuminata AAA Group cultivar baxijiao chromosome BXJ3-10, Cavendish_Baxijiao_AAA, whole genome shotgun sequence encodes these proteins:
- the LOC135650573 gene encoding uncharacterized protein LOC135650573 — translation MALYGTSDTLMCRAFPTTLRGPARAWYSGLKTGTISSFDQLARDFELNFLAYARPKPSMALLLGLHQREDEPLSHFAFMIGLRPSRFFWSLVERPPTMVPEMLQRASQFVAAETWMAGKHKEHKRVKMEPPRPQQPAASRRRLDRSDPLTSRPPLPALNSSRTEIFLHIREKGLLKEPYPMRNPRALADQSKYCRFHRQHGHDTEQCRELKRQIEELIRRGHLGQYLQPDKELSPRSEGPIERHIDVITGGPTSGGDSMTRRKVYARAAPAEAPRHGPEPNDTFQAEVPEQAEHDDALVISTRIANVQVRRIMVDTGSSADILYFDAFQKLGLPRDSMKPILSVLTGFTGDSISPLGAITLPLTLGAPPKSKTVMTTFLVIDLPAAYNAILGRPTLNKIRAVVSTYYQTVKFPTHAGAGEVVGSPRESRRCYLTAVSLHKRARTEPPLADLREAKKPASHPEPRGSIVDVPLQEGRPEQMVRIGSELPEQERRQLVGLLQKNADVFA, via the exons atggcgctatatgggacttctgacaccttgatgtgcagggcgttcccaacaACCCTAAGGGGACCGGCCCGCGCATGGTATAGTGGCCTAAAGACCGGGACCAtctcttccttcgaccagctcgcccgagacttcgagctcaacttcctggcctATGCCCGTCCAAAGCCGTCCATGGCATTGCTCCTCGGACtccaccaaagggaggacgagcccctctcccacttc gcattcatgataggcctgcggccctccaggttcttctggtctctgGTCGAACGGCCCCCCACAATggtacccgagatgctccagcgggcaaGCCAGTTCGTCGCCGCAGAGACATGGATGGCCGGGAAGCACAAAgagcacaagagggtcaagatggAGCCGCCCCGGCCGCAGCAACCCGCTGCATCTCGGCGTAGGTTAGACAGATCCGACCCGCTGACATCGAGGCCCCCTCTCCCAGCCTTAAACTCGTCCCGAACGGAAATATTCCTCCACATAAGGGAAAAGGGACTGCTCAAAGAACCTTACCCGATGAGGAATCCGCGGGCACTGGCGGACCAGTCAAAGTACTGCCGCTTCCACAGGCAACATGGGCACGACACCGAACAGTGTCGGGAGCTAAAgaggcagatcgaggagctcattcgTAGGGGACACCTTGGTCAGTACCTCCAACCGGACAAAGAACTTTCACCGCGCTCGGAGGGTCCCATCGAACGACACATCGACGTAATAACGGGCGGCCCCACATCTGGCGGGGATTCCATGACAAGAAGAAAGGTGTACGCCAGAGCCGCTCCGGCTGAAGCTCCTAGGCACGGGCCCGAGCCTAATGACACCTTCCAGGCCGAGGTGCCCGAACAAGCCGAGCATGACGACGCACTCGTGATATCGACCAGAATAGCCAATGTGCAAGTAaggaggatcatggtcgataccgggagctcggccgacatactctacttcgacgccttccaaaagcttgGCTTACCCAGAGATAGCATGAAGCCAATCCTCTCGGTACTCACCGGATTCACCGGTGATTCAATCTCACCGCTGGGGGCAATCACTTTACCATTGACCTTGGGAGCCCCGCCGAAGTCAAAGACGGTAATGACCACCTTCCTAGTAATCGACCTCCCCGCTGCATATAACGCCATTCTCGGccggccaaccctcaacaaaatcagagctgtcgtctcgacctactaccaaactgtgaagttcccgacccacgccgGGGCAGGAGAGGTCGTAGGAAGTCCCCGAGaatccaggcgctgctacctgaCCGCAGTTTCGTTACACAAGAGGGCCAGGACCGAACCACCATTGGCAGACCTCCGAGAGGCGAAGAAGCCAGCCTCCCATCCTGAGCCGAGGGGGTCCATCGTAGACGTGCCGCTGCAAGAAGGTCGGCCGGAGCAGATGGTTAGGATCGGGTCGGAGCTACCTGAGCAAGAACGAAGACAGCTCGTCGGCCTCCTACAGAagaatgccgacgtcttcgcttAG
- the LOC135650575 gene encoding uncharacterized protein LOC135650575, producing the protein MVTRFGLPKTIIIDNGPQFANRRFREFCANHGIQLRFSSVVYPQTNGLAEVTNRSILDGLKRRVSAARSAWTDELPSVLWSLRTTPKTATGESPYSLVFGTEAVLLPEVAIATLRTGSYDKEVSNEGLRAALDLLEE; encoded by the coding sequence ATGGTGACTCGGTTTGGCTTGCCCAAAACCATTATCATAGACAACGGGCCCCAGTTCGCCAATAGAAGGTTCCGGGAGTTCTGCGCGAACCACGGAATCCAGCTAAGGTTTAGCTCGGTGGtttaccctcagacgaacgggctagCAGAGGTGACCAATCGATCCATCCTAGACGGGCTCAAAAGGagagtgtccgcagcccgatcggcttggacggacgaactcccgaGCGTCTTATGGTCGCTACGCACCACTCCCAAGACCGCGACCGGAGAGTCCCCCTACAGCCTCGTGTTCGGAACTGAAGCTGTCCTCTTGCCCGAGGTAGCCATTGCCACCCTTCGGACAGGAAGCTATGACAAGGAAGTCtcgaacgaaggacttcgagccgCCCTCGACCTGTTGGAGGAGTAG